ATAGCGGCGCCCGTCCTCCTCATGCGCGATGATATTCTTTGCGAGCAGGCGACCGAGCAGCGTCTTGACCGTGTTCGCGCTCCAGGCGCGTTCGGCCGGCACCCGTTCGGCGACTTCCTGCGCCGTCAGCGGCGATTCCTGCCAGAGCACTTCCATCACACTATGCTCGGCGTCACTGATACGCTCGGTCATGCCACTTTCCCTCATTCCGATTACGCTTGTAAACGACGACTACGGATGTAGTCAACCCGGCTGAATGACCGATGAACGGTTTCGCCGGTGGCATGCAATACCAGGGACAGACGCATCGCGTGGCGGTGTGTCGGAATGTTTTACACCGATGACGGACAAGGGTGACTCCTTAACCATCGAAAGCGCGGAAATTCGCGGGGTTTGCGTTTTGGCATACCCCCTGCAACGCTATGGGCATACCGAGCGTGAAAACGCTTCAGCAGGGCGGGTCGGCCAGCTTTTTCCGGTCTCGCGTCGACCCGCCCGCACCCGGTGTCTCTTCTTACAGCGCCGGCCAACCCATCAACCGAGTCGCTTTGCGCTCCTTCTCACTCCCCGTCATTCCCGCGAAAGCGGGAATCCAGCTGCTTTTTGGCGCCCGAGACGCAAACAAGAAGAAGCTGGATCCCCGCTTTCGCGGGGATGACGAAAATGATCGGCAGAATCAAAAACGCCCGCGTCACGGTCGACGCGGGCATTTTCATTTTTCTTCGGTCACCGGATTCCGGTCAGGAAACAAGTCCCTTGGCCTTGAGCAATTCGGCCAGTTCGCCCGATTCGTACATTTCCATCATAATGTCCGAACCGCCGACGAATTCGCCCTGCACGTAAAGCTGCGGGATCGTCGGCCAGTCGGAAAAGCTCTTGATGCCCTGGCGCACAGCCTGATCCTGCAGCACGTCAACGCTTTCGAAATCGGCGCCGAGATGATTGAGGATCGCCACCGCGCGGCTCGAAAAGCCGCATTGCGGAAAGAGCGGGCTGCCCTTCATGAACAGCACCACCGAATTGGCGTCGACTGTGTCCTTGATCCGTTGCTGGGTGTCGTCGCTCATAGCTTACTCCTTTACCGGCGCTGCGGTTGTTAGCTGCAGCGCGTGCAGTTCGCCGCCCACGCGCTCGCCGAGCGCGGCATAGACCGCGCGCTGCTGCGCCACGCGGGTCTTGCCGCGAAAGCTCTCGCTCACCACGCGGGCGGCATAGTGATCGCCGTCCCCCGCCAGATCGGTGATTTCGACCTGCGCATCGGGAATCCCTTCGCGGATCAGTGCTTCGATCTCTGCGGCGGGCATCGGCATGCGATTACTTCGCTTCCATAAACTGGCGACGTGCCTCGGCGGCCATTTCCTCAATCGCCACGCGAACCGTCGATTCGTCGATCGCGATCCCGGCGGCGGTCAGGTCGCCGACGAGCTTGCGCACGACATCCTCGTCACCGGCCTCTTCGAAATCGGCCTGGACGACCGACTTGGCATAGGCTTCGGTTTCTTCGGGCGTCAGCTTCATCTGCGCCGCGGCCCATTGGCCAAGCAGCCGGTTGCGCCGCGCGGTGACACGGAACGCCACTTCCTCATCGCGAGCATATTTCGCCTCGAATGCCTTCTCGCGATCTTCGAACCCACCCATGCGCATTTGCCCTCAAAATTCGTTTCGACCGAAATAGGAGAGCCGCCGGGCGATGACAACGGGGTGTGGTGCTTCTGCGCCCCGCCGATGCGTGGATTATTCGGCGACGCGCACCACCAGTTTCCCGACCGCCTGCCGCGCGGCCATTTTGGCGATCGCCTTGCCACCGTCCGCAAAGGGGAAGACTTCGGTCACATTGGGCGCGATTGCGTCCTCGGCCCAGAGGCGGAAGAGATGATCGACATGCGCTGCGTTCGCCTGCGGATCGCGCGCGGCGAAGGCCCCCCAGAAGACACCGCACACGTCACAGCTCTTGAGCAACGTCAGATTGAGCGGCAGCTTCGGAATGCCGGCGGGAAAGCCGACGACCAGATAGCGTCCTTCCCACGCGATCGCACGCAGTGCCGGTTCGCAATAATCGCCGCCGACCGGATCATAGATCACGTCGGCGCCGTTCGGCCCGACGGCCTCCTTGAACAGATTGGCGACTTCGCGCGACTGTGCCTTGTCGAACGGCGCACGCGGATAGATGATCGTGCGGTCGGCCCCGGCCGCCTTGGCCGCCGCAGCCTTTTCCTCGCTCGACACCGCCGCGACCACCGTCGCGCCGAACGCCTTGCCCAGCTCGACCGCCGCCAGCCCGACACCGCCGGCAGCGCCGAGAATCAGCAACGTATCGCCCTGCTTGAGCTTGCCGCGATCGCGCAGAGCATGGATGGTGGTGGCATATGTGAGCAGCAGCGCCGCCCCGTCTTCGAAACTGCGCCCGTCGGGAAGCGCGTAGAGAGCGTCCGCGGCTACCGCCACTTTCCCGGCGAGCCCGCCATGACCGATCACGCCCAGCACGCGATCTCCCGGGGTGAAACCGGTAACGCCTTCGCCCACAGCCTCGACCACGCCCGAAATCTCGCCGCCCGGCGCGAAGGGGCGCTCGGGCTTGAACTGATATTTGTCCTCGATGATCAGCACATCGGGGAAATTGATCGCACAGGCCTTCACCGCGACGAGTACTTCACCCTTGCCGGGTGTCGGATCGGGTTGCTCTTCGATCTTTAGAGTTTCAGGTCCGCCCGATTCCTTCGACAGCAACGCTTTCATGGCCCGCCCCTACCTTGATCCAGGGCCGCGCATCGGCGACACCGGTTTCGTATTTCGAAATCGCGGTATCCTGTGCCAGCGTAAGACCCACTTCGTCCAGCCCTTCGAGCAGGCACTGGCGGCGAAACGGGTCGAGTTCGAAGGTGAAGCGATCCTGATAGGGCGTGGTGACCGTCATCGTTTCGAGGTCGACAGTGATCTCATCGGCCTGCGCGACTTCGATCAGCCGGTCGACGGCTTCCTGCGGCAGAACCACCGGCACGATGCCGTTCTTGAACGCATTGCCCGAGAAGATGTCCGAAAAGCTCGGCGCGATCACTGCGGTAACGCCCATATCGGCAAGCGCCCAGGCGGCGTGTTCGCGGCTCGACCCGCAGCCGAAATTCTCGCCGGCGATCAGGATCGGCGAACCGGCATAATGCGGATCATCGAACACATTGCCGGGTTCGGCGCGGACCGTTTCGAACGCGCCCTTGGCGAGACCGGTACGCAGGATGGTTTTCAGCCAGTGTGCGGGAATGATGACATCGGTGTCGACATTCTTGGCACCCCAGGGATAGGCGGTGCCGGTGACAGTGCGGACGGGGTTCATGGGCCTGGGCTTTCGGGCTGCTCGGTTGATCCGGTCAACCCGTCATGCTGAACCCTTCGAGGGGTTCAGGACGGGCTTGTTTCAGCATCCACCAAGCCACCGGCACCAGCGCCAGTCAATCAGTGGACCCTGAAACACGTTCAGGGTGACAAATGGTGTAGCTGAGACTCTAGTCCCGAAACCCCGCGCCGATCAACCGCAGCGCCGCGAAATCAGTTGCGCGCCGCGATCTGGCCAGCGGCTTCGGCCGCCACCGGCGCGGCGGTGAGCTCGAGCGTGGCGGCGGGATCGGAAAGGGTACGCGTTGTCGTGGCATAGGTTGCCGCGAGACCGCTCAGAATCGTTCCCGCGACCAGGATAACCAGCGCACCTTTCATGATCGATCCCCCCTTTCGATCTTCTAGCCCATCAGATCCCGGACATCGGCAAGTCTACCCGTAACTGCCGCCGCGGCCGCCATTGCTGGCGAAACCAGATGTGTCCGAGCCCCAGGCCCCTGACGTCCTACAAAATTTCGATTCGAAGTGGAAGCACAACGTTCGCCGGCGGGTACTTTGTCCGGGTTCATCGCGAGACACATCGAACAGCCCGGTTCGCGCCAGTCGAACCCTGCTTCGATAAATACGCGGTCGAGTCCTTCTTGTTCCGCCTGCCGCTTTACCAGTCCCGATCCGGGTACGATCAGCGCCTGACGGATGCGATCGGCAACCTTGCGCCCCTTCACCACTTCCGCCGCGGCGCGCAGATCCTCGATCCGGCTGTTGGTGCACGATCCGATGAAGACATGCTCGACCGGAATATCCTGCATCGCCGTGCCGGGCGTCAGCCCCATATAGTCGAGCGATTTCCGCGCGGCCTTGCGCTTGGAAGGATCCTCGAAACTTTCCGGGTCGGGCACGACGCCGGTAATCGGCACGACGTCCTCGGGGCTCGTTCCCCAGGTGAGCGACGGCGCGATCTCGCTCGCCGACAATCGGACGCTGCGATCATAGCTGGCGCCCGGATCAGTCGGCAGCGTCCGCCAATAGGCGAGCGCGCGCTCCCATGCCTCGCCCGCCGGCGCGAGCGGGCGCCCTTTGAGATATGCGAACGTCTTTTCGTCGGGTGCGATCAAGCCAGCGCGAGCGCCGCCCTCGATCGACATATTGGAGACGGTCAGCCGGCCCTCGATCGACATGTCACGAAATGTGTCGCCGGTATATTCGATGACATAGCCGGTGCCGCCCGCCGCGCCGATCCTGCCGATCACCGCCAGGATAACGTCCTTGGCCGAAACGCCGAAGCCGAGCTTCCCCTCGACGCGGACTTCCATCGATTTCGACTGGCTGAGCAGCAGCGTCTGCGTCGCCAGCACATGCTCGACTTCGCTCGTCCCGATGCCGAAGGCAAGCGCGCCCAGCGCACCATGCGCGGCGGTGTGGCTGTCGCCGCAGACGAGCGTCGTTCCCGGCAGCGTGAACCCCTGTTCGGGGCCCACGACATGGACGATCCCCTGCGCGGCATCGAGCGCATCGATATAGGTGATGCCGAATTCGGCGGTGTTGGCGCGGAGCGCATCGAGCTGCGCCGCGCTCTGCGGGTCGGCGATCGGCAGCGGCTTGCCCGCCGCATCGACACGCGGCGTCGTCGGCAGATTATGGTCGGGCACCGCGAGCGTAAGATCGGGACGCCGCACCGGGCGCCCCGCCGAGCGTAGCCCCTCGAATGCCTGCGGGCTCGTCACTTCATGGACGAGATGGCGGTCGATATAGACAAGGCAGGTGCCGTCGTCGCGGCGTTCCACGACATGATCGGCCCAGATCTTTTCGTAAAGCGTTTGCGGTTTGGTTGCCATGATGCGCGCGGTTTAGTCCGATGCTGCGCGAAGGCAAGGGAAGGCGACAGAAAGTTACGGGGCGCGAGCGTTTCAGCAGTGTTCCGGCTGCTCCTCGGGCGAGAC
This genomic interval from Sphingosinithalassobacter tenebrarum contains the following:
- the leuC gene encoding 3-isopropylmalate dehydratase large subunit, producing MATKPQTLYEKIWADHVVERRDDGTCLVYIDRHLVHEVTSPQAFEGLRSAGRPVRRPDLTLAVPDHNLPTTPRVDAAGKPLPIADPQSAAQLDALRANTAEFGITYIDALDAAQGIVHVVGPEQGFTLPGTTLVCGDSHTAAHGALGALAFGIGTSEVEHVLATQTLLLSQSKSMEVRVEGKLGFGVSAKDVILAVIGRIGAAGGTGYVIEYTGDTFRDMSIEGRLTVSNMSIEGGARAGLIAPDEKTFAYLKGRPLAPAGEAWERALAYWRTLPTDPGASYDRSVRLSASEIAPSLTWGTSPEDVVPITGVVPDPESFEDPSKRKAARKSLDYMGLTPGTAMQDIPVEHVFIGSCTNSRIEDLRAAAEVVKGRKVADRIRQALIVPGSGLVKRQAEQEGLDRVFIEAGFDWREPGCSMCLAMNPDKVPAGERCASTSNRNFVGRQGPGARTHLVSPAMAAAAAVTGRLADVRDLMG
- a CDS encoding BolA family protein, whose product is MPMPAAEIEALIREGIPDAQVEITDLAGDGDHYAARVVSESFRGKTRVAQQRAVYAALGERVGGELHALQLTTAAPVKE
- the grxD gene encoding Grx4 family monothiol glutaredoxin, which codes for MSDDTQQRIKDTVDANSVVLFMKGSPLFPQCGFSSRAVAILNHLGADFESVDVLQDQAVRQGIKSFSDWPTIPQLYVQGEFVGGSDIMMEMYESGELAELLKAKGLVS
- a CDS encoding DUF1476 domain-containing protein, coding for MGGFEDREKAFEAKYARDEEVAFRVTARRNRLLGQWAAAQMKLTPEETEAYAKSVVQADFEEAGDEDVVRKLVGDLTAAGIAIDESTVRVAIEEMAAEARRQFMEAK
- the leuD gene encoding 3-isopropylmalate dehydratase small subunit, yielding MNPVRTVTGTAYPWGAKNVDTDVIIPAHWLKTILRTGLAKGAFETVRAEPGNVFDDPHYAGSPILIAGENFGCGSSREHAAWALADMGVTAVIAPSFSDIFSGNAFKNGIVPVVLPQEAVDRLIEVAQADEITVDLETMTVTTPYQDRFTFELDPFRRQCLLEGLDEVGLTLAQDTAISKYETGVADARPWIKVGAGHESVAVEGIGRT
- a CDS encoding NADPH:quinone oxidoreductase family protein, with the protein product MKALLSKESGGPETLKIEEQPDPTPGKGEVLVAVKACAINFPDVLIIEDKYQFKPERPFAPGGEISGVVEAVGEGVTGFTPGDRVLGVIGHGGLAGKVAVAADALYALPDGRSFEDGAALLLTYATTIHALRDRGKLKQGDTLLILGAAGGVGLAAVELGKAFGATVVAAVSSEEKAAAAKAAGADRTIIYPRAPFDKAQSREVANLFKEAVGPNGADVIYDPVGGDYCEPALRAIAWEGRYLVVGFPAGIPKLPLNLTLLKSCDVCGVFWGAFAARDPQANAAHVDHLFRLWAEDAIAPNVTEVFPFADGGKAIAKMAARQAVGKLVVRVAE
- a CDS encoding BlaI/MecI/CopY family transcriptional regulator, giving the protein MTERISDAEHSVMEVLWQESPLTAQEVAERVPAERAWSANTVKTLLGRLLAKNIIAHEEDGRRYRYRPLVQRSDYVVGESRRMIDRLFGGKLTPLVAHLAERDAITDQDIAEIEALLKDLKQ